The Chryseobacterium aureum genome contains a region encoding:
- the gcvH gene encoding glycine cleavage system protein GcvH, producing MNTPSELKYTKDHEWIKIEGNVATIGITDFAQGELGDIVYVDVDTVDDDLNGGDVFGSVEAVKTVSDLFLPIAGKVIEFNADLEGQPELLNTDPYGDGWIIKLEIADGADQSELLSADDYKAIIG from the coding sequence ATGAACACACCATCAGAATTAAAGTACACGAAAGATCACGAATGGATCAAGATCGAAGGTAATGTAGCTACAATCGGTATTACAGACTTCGCTCAGGGAGAACTTGGAGACATCGTTTACGTAGATGTAGATACAGTAGATGATGACCTTAATGGAGGAGACGTTTTCGGAAGTGTAGAAGCAGTGAAGACGGTTTCAGATCTGTTCTTACCTATCGCAGGAAAAGTGATTGAATTCAATGCAGACTTAGAAGGTCAGCCTGAATTGCTGAATACAGATCCTTACGGAGATGGATGGATTATCAAATTGGAAATTGCTGATGGGGCAGATCAGTCTGAGTTACTTTCTGCAGATGATTACAAAGCAATCATTGGATAA
- a CDS encoding VanZ family protein has protein sequence MITKQSLDKISKIFSKILPIYWAFLTYMLLKPGEENQEYWFMFTGIDKVLHLSIFAALGFCFVAAFPKIKFSYFFQIILIYAFLTEILQEEMGLGRSMETLDIVADAIGCILGYFAYKRFIKHFS, from the coding sequence ATGATTACAAAGCAATCATTGGATAAGATTTCAAAAATATTTAGTAAGATATTGCCCATTTATTGGGCATTTCTTACTTATATGCTTCTCAAACCGGGAGAAGAAAACCAGGAATACTGGTTCATGTTCACTGGTATCGACAAGGTATTGCATCTGAGCATATTTGCAGCCTTAGGTTTCTGTTTTGTAGCCGCATTTCCCAAAATAAAGTTCTCCTACTTTTTTCAGATCATTCTTATCTATGCATTCCTTACAGAAATTCTCCAGGAAGAAATGGGATTAGGCAGATCTATGGAAACATTAGATATTGTGGCAGATGCTATAGGATGTATATTGGGCTACTTTGCGTATAAAAGATTCATTAAACATTTCTCTTAG
- a CDS encoding bacteriocin-like protein: MKNLVKISRDRLKSVKGSAGPECLEELQFRMCYPPGWPNGICLSYYQCCMKLGGPIEFCKEEYGK; the protein is encoded by the coding sequence ATGAAAAATCTAGTAAAGATTTCAAGAGATCGTTTAAAATCAGTGAAAGGAAGTGCAGGACCTGAATGCCTGGAAGAATTACAGTTCAGAATGTGTTATCCTCCTGGATGGCCAAACGGTATTTGTTTGAGCTACTATCAATGTTGTATGAAACTTGGAGGGCCTATCGAATTTTGCAAAGAAGAATATGGTAAGTAA
- a CDS encoding acyl-CoA carboxylase subunit beta, which produces MDIEFNKREDQNRLKLSEINRLLTEIKKGGGEKRLQKLRDEGKMTARERIDYLLDKDSDSIEVGAFAGYEMYPEHGGCPSGGVVVVIGYVSGRQCIIVANDASVKAGAWFPITGKKNLRAQEIAMENKLPIIYLVDSAGVYLPMQDEIFPDKEHFGRIFRNNAKMSSMGIIQISAVMGSCVAGGAYLPIMSDEAMIVDKTGSIFLAGSYLVKAAIGESIDNETLGGATTHCSISGVTDYKAKDDKDALNRIKTIMKSIGSTEKAGFDRIESFPPKENPENIFGIMPVSRAEQYDTYEIIKCIVDNSEYDEYKPDYGKSIICATARVDGWSVGIVANQRKLVKSGKGEMQFGGVIYSDSADKATRFIANCNQRKIPLIFLQDVTGFMVGSKSEHGGIIKDGAKMVNAVSNSVVPKFTIITGNSYGAGNYAMCGKAYDPRLIVAWPWADLAVMGGAQAAKVLAQIQESTLKKQGKEISEEEHNEILDSISKKYQKQTESTYAAARLWTDAIINPADTRKWISMGIEAANHAPITEKFNLGVIQV; this is translated from the coding sequence ATGGACATCGAATTCAATAAACGGGAAGATCAGAACAGATTAAAATTATCTGAAATAAATCGCTTACTCACTGAAATCAAAAAAGGAGGAGGTGAGAAGAGGCTTCAAAAGCTTCGCGATGAAGGAAAAATGACAGCAAGAGAAAGAATAGATTATCTTCTCGATAAAGATTCAGATTCTATAGAAGTAGGTGCATTTGCAGGATATGAAATGTATCCGGAGCATGGAGGATGCCCTAGCGGAGGAGTGGTAGTGGTTATTGGATACGTTTCCGGAAGACAGTGCATTATTGTTGCCAATGATGCTTCTGTAAAAGCAGGTGCCTGGTTTCCTATCACCGGAAAGAAAAACCTGAGAGCTCAGGAAATTGCCATGGAAAACAAACTTCCTATTATTTATCTGGTAGACTCTGCGGGTGTTTATCTACCCATGCAGGATGAGATATTCCCGGATAAAGAACATTTTGGAAGAATTTTCAGAAATAATGCCAAAATGAGTTCCATGGGAATCATTCAGATTTCTGCTGTAATGGGCAGCTGTGTAGCTGGAGGAGCTTATCTACCCATCATGAGTGATGAAGCTATGATTGTGGATAAAACAGGTTCTATTTTCCTTGCCGGAAGTTACCTGGTAAAAGCTGCTATAGGAGAAAGCATTGATAATGAAACATTGGGTGGCGCAACTACTCACTGTTCAATTTCCGGAGTAACAGATTATAAAGCTAAAGATGATAAAGATGCTTTAAACAGAATCAAAACCATCATGAAATCTATCGGAAGTACTGAAAAAGCTGGCTTCGACAGGATAGAAAGCTTCCCGCCAAAAGAAAATCCTGAAAATATCTTCGGAATTATGCCGGTTTCAAGAGCTGAGCAATACGATACCTATGAAATTATCAAATGTATTGTAGATAACTCAGAATATGATGAATACAAGCCAGACTATGGTAAAAGTATTATCTGTGCAACAGCCAGAGTTGACGGCTGGTCTGTAGGAATTGTAGCCAATCAGAGGAAGCTGGTGAAAAGCGGAAAAGGTGAAATGCAGTTTGGTGGAGTAATTTACTCTGATTCTGCAGATAAAGCTACTCGATTCATTGCCAACTGTAATCAAAGAAAAATACCTTTAATCTTCTTACAGGATGTTACCGGTTTCATGGTAGGTTCAAAATCAGAACATGGCGGAATCATCAAAGATGGTGCTAAAATGGTAAATGCTGTTTCAAATTCTGTAGTTCCTAAATTTACTATTATTACAGGGAACTCTTACGGAGCAGGAAACTATGCAATGTGCGGAAAAGCTTATGATCCAAGATTAATTGTTGCATGGCCCTGGGCAGATTTAGCCGTAATGGGAGGAGCGCAGGCTGCAAAAGTATTGGCGCAGATCCAGGAGTCTACCTTAAAAAAGCAAGGAAAAGAAATCTCCGAAGAGGAGCACAACGAAATTCTGGACAGCATTTCAAAAAAATATCAGAAACAGACAGAATCTACCTATGCCGCCGCAAGATTGTGGACAGATGCAATTATTAACCCCGCAGATACAAGAAAATGGATTTCTATGGGGATTGAGGCTGCCAATCATGCTCCAATCACTGAGAAATTCAATTTAGGCGTAATACAAGTATGA
- a CDS encoding DMT family transporter — translation MHKLALFRLHLIVFLWGFTAILGKLIQANAQILVFYRMLFASVFLFVFIRVFKKESIKVSKKIFFQLAAIGFAMALHWYCFFYSIKVSNVSIALSCLSLSTLFASILEPVIFKRKIDISEVVMGTVIVACILLIFKTEFHFKEGIIYGILCAVFGTVFSVFNGKMFGKTSSGNIIFYEIFCGWFILMLFYMLSGQIFQMNEINYRDLALICLLASVFTAFPMLESVNLMKYISPFTLILTVNLEPVYGIILAFFIFGESEHMSPIFYGASGVMILAIIANGLIKARKTKNLN, via the coding sequence ATGCATAAATTGGCACTTTTCAGATTGCACTTAATCGTATTTTTGTGGGGGTTCACTGCAATTTTGGGAAAATTAATTCAGGCCAATGCACAGATCCTGGTGTTTTACAGGATGCTGTTTGCTTCCGTTTTCCTTTTTGTGTTCATCAGGGTTTTTAAAAAGGAAAGTATCAAGGTTTCCAAAAAGATATTTTTTCAGCTGGCTGCTATAGGTTTTGCGATGGCACTTCATTGGTATTGCTTTTTTTATTCTATTAAAGTTTCCAATGTCTCTATTGCGCTGAGCTGTCTTTCACTATCTACTCTTTTTGCGTCGATTCTGGAACCTGTCATTTTCAAAAGGAAGATTGATATCTCTGAAGTGGTGATGGGAACTGTTATTGTAGCCTGTATATTATTGATCTTTAAAACAGAATTTCATTTTAAAGAAGGTATTATTTATGGGATCCTGTGTGCTGTATTTGGAACTGTATTTTCGGTTTTTAACGGTAAAATGTTTGGAAAAACAAGCTCAGGCAACATTATTTTTTATGAAATTTTCTGTGGCTGGTTTATTTTAATGTTGTTTTATATGCTTTCGGGGCAAATTTTTCAGATGAATGAAATAAACTACAGAGATCTGGCGTTAATATGCTTGTTAGCAAGTGTTTTTACCGCTTTTCCTATGCTGGAATCGGTGAATTTAATGAAGTATATATCACCTTTTACTTTAATTTTAACAGTTAATTTAGAACCGGTTTACGGAATTATACTAGCTTTTTTTATCTTTGGGGAATCAGAACATATGAGCCCTATATTTTATGGAGCTTCAGGTGTTATGATACTGGCAATCATTGCAAATGGATTAATAAAAGCCAGAAAAACTAAAAACTTAAACTAA